Genomic window (Dictyoglomus thermophilum H-6-12):
AGGTCTATTTAGAGGAGATGGCGATATCCATTATAGGAATGAGAGGAGAAATTACATTAAAAACGGTAAAAAGTATAATCACCGCAACAATTCTTTAGTAATTGGATATTTCTCCATTAGTGATGTTCTTTTCTATCAGATTATATACCTACTCCAAGAGATGGGTATATATCCCTCTATTTCTAAAAATAAAAACCATCTCAAAATTAGTGGCTATGATAATTTAAAGAAACTTACAGATTGGTTTTTGGATGAAAAAGGAAGAAAATATAGTAATTACTTTAGATTTAGCTTAAAGAAGATAAATAATAAAAGAAATAACTTCCCAATTCCTCTGGTTAGTGTTAAAAAGATTGAATTTGAAAGCGTTGATAACATAGATGTATATTCGTTAGAGGTTGAAAATACGCATACTTTTGCTGTTGGAAGTGGAATATATGTACACAATTGTATTCCCATTGACCCCTTTTATCTTTCTTGGAAGGCAAAGGAATATGATTTAGGAGTTAGATTTATAGAGCTTGCAGGAGAGATAAATGATAATATGCCTAGGTATATAGTTCAACTAGTAATGGAAGCTCTCAATAAGCATAAGAAAGCTGTAAATGGATCTAAGATACTTATTATTGGTGTTGCTTATAAACCTAATGTGGGAGATCCAAGAGAATCGCCTGCATTGAAAATTATTCCTTTACTTGAGGAACTTAATGGAGAAGTAGAATTTTATGATCCATATATCTCAGAGATTAAGATTGAGAATAACAAAACAAAAGAAGTTAAATATATGAAGTCTTGCGTGTTGGATGAGGAAAAAGTGAGAAATGCTGATTGTGTTCTTATTATAACTGATCATGATAACATTGATTATGAGATGATATTCAAAAACTCAAAATTGATTGTAGACACACGTAATGCTCTGAGAAAAAGGGGAATTAAAGTAGATGATAGAGTAACTATTTTGGGGGTGTCAAAATAACGAGTGATAAGTAATAATTCATTATTTATGGTTGATAAAAGAAAACTGAACGAAAAGAAATTTAAAAACTGGGAAGAATTTGAATGGGGGAGAAGATATTGGTATGAAGTAGAGGGTAAGTTAGGTTGGAAAGCAAGATATGTCAAAGAAGTAGATATTAATGAAAACACATTAAGATTTTACCAGGAAAT
Coding sequences:
- a CDS encoding UDP binding domain-containing protein — encoded protein: MEALNKHKKAVNGSKILIIGVAYKPNVGDPRESPALKIIPLLEELNGEVEFYDPYISEIKIENNKTKEVKYMKSCVLDEEKVRNADCVLIITDHDNIDYEMIFKNSKLIVDTRNALRKRGIKVDDRVTILGVSK